In a single window of the Branchiostoma floridae strain S238N-H82 chromosome 2, Bfl_VNyyK, whole genome shotgun sequence genome:
- the LOC118410626 gene encoding matrix metalloproteinase-15-like, producing MRGPIRMNTYMFLAVFASTVLGCSSALGNMTVQQGMNYLVKFGYMDHPTTLPVQLQSEESMSQAISMFQEFANIPVTGKLDNETMVMMEMPRCGVPDMMGTNSSGLVRRRRRYVTQDSKWRKRQLKWKLNDDYKNLGSMGMEDVEGEIDRAFRLWHEHIPLNFTRVTTGKADIDIRFYSGDHGDGDPFDGPFGTLAHAYFPIYGGDVHFDKSETWTFRTYRGTNLFQVAAHEIGHSLGLRHSQERNALMAAFYRGYVPNLKLHSDDIAGIQSLYDRPRRPTPRPRPPPPGIVTPRPRPPAGLATPRPDAVSPSPTPDRPDSCSGELDAITIAEDSKTYAFKGNYFWELNPDGIVEGYPKLISEVWGDLPGDLDAAVYNRSDQKLYFFKGDQYWRYTNTQQDIGYPRNISQWGGVPNDIDAAFIWSGNGRLYFFKGDQYYRYNRKGTGVDMGYPRAVSVWKGIPADGLDAAMQWLNGKTYFFKDGLYWRFNDRTFRMDRVDPSYPRSTAYWWFGCENNAALKLPPSELQDANSGINVVPTVFLPSLSSVLMAKLVIF from the exons ATGAGAGGACCGATCAGGATGAACACCTACATGTTTCTGGCCGTGTTCGCGTCGACCGTGTTGGGCTGTAGTAGCGCCCTGGGCAACATGACCGTTCAGCAGGGAATG AACTACCTGGTGAAGTTCGGATACATGGACCATCCGACCACGCTGCCAGTCCAGCTGCAGAGCGAGGAGTCTATGAGTCAAGCCATTTCTATGTTCCAGGAATTCGCAAACATTCCAGTGACTG GTAAGCTTGACAATGAAACCATGGTAATGATGGAGATGCCCCGGTGTGGTGTACCGGACATGATGGGGACCAACTCTAGCGGGCTGGTCCGCCGCCGCCGCCGGTACGTGACTCAAGACAGCAAATGGCGGAAGCGGCAACTTAAATGGAAACTTAATGATGACTACAAAAACCTTGGTTCGATGGGAATGGAAGACGTCGAAGGCGAAATCGACAGAGCCTTTCGG cTGTGGCATGAACACATTCCACTGAATTTCACAAGAGTGACAACCGGAAAAGCCGATATCGACATCCGCTTCTACTCAGGCGACCATGGGGACGGCGACCCTTTCGACGGGCCCTTTGGCACACTGGCGCATGCGTACTTCCCGATTTACGGAGGCGACGTCCACTTTGACAAGTCGGAAACATGGACATTCAGAACTTACAGAG GAACCAACCTGTTTCAAGTAGCAGCTCATGAGATCGGCCACTCCTTGGGTCTGAGACACTCCCAAGAACGTAACGCTCTCATGGCGGCTTTTTACCGAGGCTATGTGCCCAACCTGAAGCTCCACTCTGACGATATTGCAGGGATCCAGAGTCTGTATG ATAGACCTAGGCGCCCCACTCCACGTCCACGACCACCGCCCCCTGGCATCGTCACTCCACGTCCACGGCCCCCGGCTGGCCTCGCCACTCCACGACCCGATGCTGTCAGCCCCAGCCCCACCCCTGACCGTCCAGACAGCTGCAGCGGGGAGTTGGACGCCATCACCATCGCAGAGGACAGCAAGACATATGCCTTCAAAG GGAACTACTTCTGGGAGCTGAACCCGGACGGTATAGTTGAGGGCTATCCTAAGCTCATCTCTGAGGTGTGGGGCGATCTTCCCGGAGACTTAGATGCAGCTGTGTACAACAGAAGTGACCAGAAGCTCTACTTCTTTAAG GGTGACCAATACTGGCGTTACACCAACACCCAGCAGGACATAGGCTACCCCCGCAACATCAGCCAGTGGGGAGGCGTTCCAAACGACATCGACGCCGCTTTCATCTGGTCTGGGAACGGCAGGCTCTACTTTTTCAAAG GTGACCAATACTACCGATACAACAGGAAGGGGACGGGTGTAGACATGGGCTACCCACGTGCCGTGTCCGTGTGGAAAGGAATTCCTGCTGATGGCTTGGACGCGGCTATGCAGTGGCTGAACGGGAAGACATACTTCTTCAAG GACGGTCTGTATTGGCGGTTCAACGACAGGACTTTCAGGATGGACAGGGTGGACCCAAGTTACCCGAGGTCCACCGCGTATTGGTGGTTCGGGTGTGAAAATAATGCCGCGCTCAAACTGCCACCCAGTGAGCTTCAAGACGCCAACAGCGGAATCAACGTCGTCCCTACCGTATTCTTACCTTCACTTTCGTCAGTGTTGATGGCAAAACTCGTGATCTTTTGA